From the genome of Candidatus Margulisiibacteriota bacterium:
TACCACCGCGCGCGGCGCGGACAGCCAGAACATAACCCTGACCAGCACGCATCTCCCTTCACACACTCATGGAACGACAAGCTTATCTTTAAGCGGACTGTCCACGAGTGGTCTCATAATAGGTTCAGACGGGGTGCACACACATACACTCAGCGGCGGCACGTCGGAAAGTGGCTCACATAAGCATGACCTCTCTGACGGCAAAGCGGCCTCGGATGGCGCACATACGCATACGTATGAAAAATCTTTCAAAGTTGCTCCATCTGATACAGATAATTATGGCGGCATGAGTAATCTTAAGTACGAAACAACAGACACTTCTACAAGTGGAAGTCATACACATTCTGTATCAGGCACTATATCCACCATCGGAACACACACGCACGATTTTTCATCGACTTCAAGCGCGGCGGCAGCCGGCACGCATAATCATACGATCAGTGGCAGTATTACCGGCAGCATCGCTGGCTCGATAGATAGTACTGGCGACGGCCAAGCGTTCAGCGTCAACACCGTCCCGTCTTATTACACTGTCATTTACATAATGAAAACAGCTTAAATCAAAACCCGCTGTGTCACCGCGTCGAAGATATGCATTTTTTTGAGATTGAGATACAGGTCTAGATCCTGATTTTCGCGGCACTCGATGTGCGAATCCACACGCGCGGTGATTTGCTGGGTTCCGGCATGCACATAGACATAATTTTCCATACCGAGTTTTTCGCTGAAATCCACCTTGACCGGCACCGGCTGTTCTTTTTCCAGATGCAACCACGGCAGCGCGGTTTTGTCATAAATGTCTGTCGGGCGAATACCCAGCGTCAGGTCTTTGTCCAGCAGCCGGTCGTACTCAGCGGTCAAATCCTTGGGCAGCTGCAGTTTAAAATTTTCCGCCTCAAACTCATAAACGCGGCCGGATTTGAGAATACGGCCTTTGATGAAATTCATCGACGGCGAACCGATAAATCCGCCAACAAAAATATTGGTCGGCTGATCGTAAACAGTGATCGCTGGCGCGCATTGCTGAATAATGCCGCCGTCCATCACGGCAATGCGGTCGCCGAGCGTCATGGCTTCCACCTGGTCGTGCGTCACATACACTATCGTCGCGCTAAGGCGGTTATGCAGTTTTTTAATCTCGCCGCGGGTCTGCACGCGCAGTTTAGCGTCAAGGTTGGACAGCGGCTCGTCCATCAAAAACACTTTGGGGTGGCGGACGATCGCGCGTCCCAGAGCCACGCGCTGCCTCTGGCCGCCGGAAAGCTGTTTGGGCTTGCGGTCGAGATATTCACCCAAACCCAAAATTTCCGAAGCTTCGTCAACCCTCTCCTTGATAAGATTCGGCGGGATCCTGCGCAGTTTCAGGCCAAAAGACATATTCTCCCGGACACTCATGTGCGGATAGAGCGCATAGTTTTGGAAGACCATAGCGATATCGCGGTCTTTGGGCGGCACATCATTGACCACTTTGCCGTCGATCAAAACCTCGCCAGCTGTAATTTCTTCAAGACCGGCGATCATGCGCAGCGAGGTCGTTTTGCCGCAGCCAGACGGCCCGACCAGCACTAAAAACTCGCCGTCTTTGATCGTGAGGTCGATGTTTTTTACGATAAGATTTTTGCCATCGTAGGACTTGACCAAATCTTTAAGCTGCACACTTGCCATCAGCGATTCCT
Proteins encoded in this window:
- the ugpC gene encoding sn-glycerol-3-phosphate ABC transporter ATP-binding protein UgpC; protein product: MASVQLKDLVKSYDGKNLIVKNIDLTIKDGEFLVLVGPSGCGKTTSLRMIAGLEEITAGEVLIDGKVVNDVPPKDRDIAMVFQNYALYPHMSVRENMSFGLKLRRIPPNLIKERVDEASEILGLGEYLDRKPKQLSGGQRQRVALGRAIVRHPKVFLMDEPLSNLDAKLRVQTRGEIKKLHNRLSATIVYVTHDQVEAMTLGDRIAVMDGGIIQQCAPAITVYDQPTNIFVGGFIGSPSMNFIKGRILKSGRVYEFEAENFKLQLPKDLTAEYDRLLDKDLTLGIRPTDIYDKTALPWLHLEKEQPVPVKVDFSEKLGMENYVYVHAGTQQITARVDSHIECRENQDLDLYLNLKKMHIFDAVTQRVLI